A portion of the Leptospira noumeaensis genome contains these proteins:
- a CDS encoding carboxyl transferase domain-containing protein, with amino-acid sequence MERIISKTNPHTSDFVANRTAYLETLVPIRQVIDNVKLGGGKKALEKHKSRGKLTARERIAELIDAGTEFMEICGLAGEGVYPDPVPSAGIITGIGKVEGVDCMIVANDATVKGGTYYPLTVKKHVRAQEIAENNSLPCIYLVDSGGAFLPMQDEVFPDKDHFGRIFFNQARMSAKGISQIAVVMGSCTAGGAYIPAMSDESVIVKGNGTIFLGGPPLVKAATGEVVTGEELGGADVHCRVSGVTDHYAEDDFHALEITRSIVKNLNIKLETAPKETEEPLYPTEEIYGIIERDSKKSYDPREIIARIVDGSRFHEFKKLYATTIVTGFAEVYGYPVGIIANHGVLFSESALKASHFIELCDQRRIPLLFLQNITGFMVGKKYENNGIARDGAKMVNAVSTTTVPKLTIVTGGSYGAGNYGMCGRAFAPEFLWMWPNARISVMGGEQAANVLWTVKKDQKEAAGESIQAGEEVTFKKPILEDYEKKSSAVYSSARLWDDGIIDPADTRKILGRALSVLSRRKEERKPFGVFRM; translated from the coding sequence ATGGAAAGAATCATCTCTAAGACGAACCCGCATACCTCCGATTTTGTTGCCAATCGTACGGCTTATTTAGAAACTTTAGTGCCCATTCGCCAAGTTATCGATAATGTAAAGTTAGGTGGTGGAAAGAAAGCCCTTGAAAAACATAAATCAAGAGGAAAACTGACAGCAAGAGAACGAATTGCCGAACTCATCGATGCGGGCACCGAGTTTATGGAAATTTGTGGATTAGCTGGAGAAGGTGTGTATCCTGATCCCGTTCCCTCGGCTGGAATCATCACTGGAATTGGAAAGGTGGAAGGTGTGGACTGTATGATTGTTGCCAATGACGCCACAGTCAAAGGAGGAACCTATTATCCTCTCACAGTCAAAAAACATGTTCGTGCCCAAGAGATTGCCGAAAATAATTCCCTTCCTTGTATTTATTTAGTAGATTCTGGTGGGGCATTTTTACCCATGCAGGACGAAGTATTTCCAGACAAAGACCACTTCGGACGTATATTTTTCAATCAAGCACGAATGAGTGCCAAAGGAATTTCTCAGATAGCCGTCGTTATGGGGTCTTGTACCGCAGGTGGTGCTTACATTCCCGCTATGTCTGATGAATCTGTTATTGTGAAAGGAAATGGAACTATTTTCCTTGGTGGTCCACCACTTGTCAAAGCAGCCACAGGGGAAGTTGTCACCGGTGAAGAGTTAGGTGGTGCGGATGTTCATTGCCGTGTGTCTGGGGTGACAGACCATTATGCAGAAGATGATTTCCATGCATTGGAAATCACTCGTTCTATTGTCAAAAATCTAAATATAAAGTTAGAAACAGCCCCTAAAGAAACAGAAGAACCTTTGTATCCCACAGAAGAGATTTATGGAATCATCGAAAGAGATTCTAAAAAATCATACGATCCAAGAGAAATCATTGCAAGGATTGTGGATGGTTCCAGGTTTCATGAATTTAAAAAACTATATGCCACAACCATTGTCACTGGGTTTGCCGAAGTGTATGGATATCCTGTGGGGATCATTGCCAACCATGGAGTTTTGTTTTCGGAGTCTGCCCTTAAAGCTTCACATTTTATAGAACTTTGTGACCAAAGGCGAATTCCACTTTTATTCCTACAAAACATCACAGGGTTTATGGTGGGAAAAAAATACGAAAACAATGGAATTGCTCGCGACGGTGCCAAAATGGTTAACGCAGTTTCTACGACAACAGTTCCCAAACTAACTATCGTTACTGGTGGTTCTTACGGTGCTGGAAATTATGGAATGTGTGGTCGCGCTTTTGCACCTGAATTTTTATGGATGTGGCCCAATGCTCGGATTTCTGTGATGGGAGGCGAACAAGCGGCAAACGTACTTTGGACTGTGAAAAAAGACCAAAAGGAAGCAGCAGGAGAATCCATTCAGGCAGGCGAAGAAGTGACGTTTAAAAAACCAATTTTAGAAGACTATGAAAAGAAGTCTTCGGCTGTGTATAGTTCTGCTCGCCTTTGGGATGATGGGATCATTGATCCTGCGGATACTCGGAAAATTTTAGGTAGAGCTTTGTCTGTCCTCAGTCGAAGGAAAGAAGAAAGAAAACCATTTGGTGTCTTTCGAATGTAA
- the glmS gene encoding glutamine--fructose-6-phosphate transaminase (isomerizing) has translation MCGIVGYLGKREALPLIIKGLKRLEYRGYDSAGVALLNGGLDIVKKKGKVADLENEIGNRKLVATLGIGHTRWATHGEPNDRNAHPHTSSDGKLAIIHNGIIENYASIKKELEGNGHIFKSDTDSEVLIHLIEEIKKQNNCSIEEAVRLALNEVVGAYAIVILSKENERMMIAARKGSPLVIGIGEDEYFVASDATPIIEYTNNVTYLNDQEMAIIKDGDLVVKNLENVTKTPFIQKLELDLEDIEKGGYPHFMLKEIFEQPKSVRDAMRGRLVSREHHLFLSGIDQYLNRFLNADRLILVGCGTSWHAGLIGEYLFEDLARIPTEVEYASEFRYRNPIVTERDVIIAVSQSGETADTLAAIELAKSKGALIFGVCNVVGSSIARASHAGAYLHAGPEIGVASTKAFTSQVSILTMMALYLGLKKGSISLSDYQTLLLELDSIPDKVAKILTKDEEILKIAENYYRASNFLYLGRGFNFPVALEGALKLKEISYIHAEGYPAAEMKHGPIALIDEDMPVVFIATKDGSYEKVISNIQEVKARKGKVIAIVTEGDTDIKSMADYTFEIPKTADALVPLLAVIPLQLLSYHIAILRGCNVDQPRNLAKSVTVE, from the coding sequence ATGTGTGGAATCGTAGGTTATTTAGGTAAAAGAGAGGCACTCCCTCTCATCATTAAAGGTTTAAAACGTCTTGAATACCGCGGTTACGATAGCGCTGGTGTTGCGTTGTTAAACGGTGGACTTGATATCGTTAAAAAGAAAGGGAAAGTTGCCGATTTAGAAAATGAAATTGGTAATCGAAAACTAGTGGCTACGCTTGGAATCGGTCACACTCGTTGGGCCACACATGGAGAGCCTAATGATCGAAACGCCCACCCTCATACAAGTTCCGATGGAAAATTAGCAATCATCCATAACGGGATCATTGAAAACTATGCATCCATCAAAAAAGAATTAGAGGGGAACGGACATATATTTAAATCAGATACTGATTCTGAAGTTCTCATCCATTTAATTGAAGAAATTAAAAAACAAAACAATTGTTCCATTGAAGAAGCCGTTCGTCTGGCTTTGAATGAAGTGGTGGGTGCTTATGCCATCGTCATCTTATCGAAAGAAAATGAAAGGATGATGATTGCCGCAAGAAAAGGTTCTCCTCTTGTGATTGGAATTGGGGAAGATGAATATTTTGTAGCATCTGATGCAACACCTATCATTGAATATACGAACAATGTAACGTATTTAAACGACCAAGAAATGGCCATCATCAAAGATGGAGATTTGGTAGTTAAAAACTTAGAAAACGTAACCAAAACTCCATTCATTCAAAAATTAGAATTAGATTTGGAAGACATAGAAAAGGGTGGATACCCTCACTTTATGTTGAAAGAAATTTTTGAACAACCTAAGTCTGTGCGTGATGCCATGCGTGGACGTCTTGTCTCAAGAGAACACCATTTGTTCTTAAGTGGGATTGACCAATACTTAAACCGTTTTTTAAATGCGGATCGTTTGATCCTTGTGGGTTGTGGAACTTCTTGGCATGCCGGGCTTATCGGTGAGTATTTATTTGAAGACCTGGCTCGGATTCCTACAGAAGTAGAATATGCATCCGAGTTCCGTTATCGTAATCCCATCGTGACAGAAAGAGATGTGATCATTGCTGTGTCCCAATCTGGTGAAACAGCAGACACACTGGCAGCCATTGAACTTGCTAAGTCGAAAGGTGCTCTTATTTTTGGAGTTTGTAATGTGGTGGGTTCTTCCATCGCACGTGCTTCTCATGCGGGTGCTTACCTTCATGCGGGCCCTGAAATTGGTGTGGCTTCCACAAAAGCCTTCACTTCCCAAGTTAGCATTCTGACAATGATGGCTCTCTATTTAGGACTGAAAAAAGGTTCTATCTCATTGTCTGATTACCAAACTCTCCTTCTCGAGTTGGATTCCATCCCTGATAAGGTGGCAAAAATTCTAACAAAAGATGAAGAAATCTTAAAAATTGCTGAGAACTATTACCGTGCATCTAACTTCCTTTATTTGGGGCGTGGGTTCAATTTCCCAGTGGCACTCGAAGGGGCATTGAAGTTAAAAGAGATTTCTTATATTCATGCAGAAGGATATCCAGCAGCAGAAATGAAACATGGACCAATTGCCCTTATCGATGAAGACATGCCTGTTGTGTTCATCGCTACAAAAGATGGTTCCTATGAAAAAGTAATTTCTAATATCCAAGAAGTAAAAGCAAGAAAAGGAAAAGTCATTGCCATTGTCACAGAAGGCGATACAGACATTAAATCTATGGCAGATTATACGTTTGAAATTCCAAAAACTGCGGATGCTCTTGTTCCGTTACTTGCTGTCATTCCTTTGCAACTTTTGTCTTATCACATAGCAATCCTTAGGGGATGTAATGTGGACCAACCGAGAAACTTAGCGAAATCTGTAACTGTGGAGTAA
- the ruvB gene encoding Holliday junction branch migration DNA helicase RuvB gives MSLREDWIQPGEDEPSLRPTKLSEFIGQKEVLANLSVYIEAARKRKSPLDHVLISGPPGLGKTTLANIIANELAVAFTPTSAPAISKGADLVRFLTLLKTNEVLFIDEIHGFIKKQEELLYPAMENFFVDLVVGEGVTANALQIQLQPFTLVGATTRSGLVSEPLKSRFGIHLKLDFYTDGEMQIIVDRSAKLLGVSLGDGVALEIGKRSRKTPRIANHLLKRVRDFAEVRNETSVSLETCRFAFERMGVDHLGLDAVDRQILDILIHRYGGGPVGIKPIAVVLGEEERTLEDTYEPFLVRVGLIDRTPQGRVATKKAYEHLGIVYTGNIGENRENGPTLF, from the coding sequence GTGAGTTTAAGAGAAGATTGGATCCAACCGGGCGAAGATGAACCGAGCCTTCGCCCCACAAAATTATCCGAATTTATCGGGCAAAAAGAGGTTCTGGCCAATCTTTCGGTTTATATAGAGGCGGCTCGGAAACGAAAGAGCCCCCTCGACCATGTTCTAATTTCCGGCCCTCCTGGCCTTGGCAAAACCACACTAGCCAATATCATTGCCAATGAACTGGCAGTGGCCTTTACTCCCACATCCGCTCCTGCCATCTCCAAGGGAGCTGATCTTGTTCGATTTTTAACCTTACTGAAAACCAACGAAGTCCTCTTTATCGACGAAATCCACGGCTTTATCAAAAAACAAGAAGAGTTACTCTATCCGGCGATGGAGAACTTCTTTGTAGACCTTGTGGTTGGCGAAGGTGTCACTGCCAACGCCCTCCAGATCCAACTCCAACCCTTTACCCTTGTCGGTGCCACAACTCGCTCTGGACTTGTGAGCGAACCCTTAAAGTCAAGGTTTGGAATCCATCTCAAACTGGATTTTTATACCGATGGGGAAATGCAAATCATCGTGGATCGTTCCGCAAAACTACTAGGTGTGTCTCTTGGGGACGGAGTGGCTTTGGAGATCGGAAAACGAAGCCGAAAAACCCCAAGGATTGCCAACCATCTTTTAAAACGAGTTCGGGACTTTGCCGAAGTTCGTAATGAAACCTCTGTTAGTTTAGAGACATGTCGGTTTGCGTTTGAAAGGATGGGAGTGGATCATTTGGGCCTCGATGCGGTGGATCGCCAAATTTTGGACATCCTCATCCATCGTTATGGTGGTGGGCCTGTGGGAATCAAACCCATTGCTGTGGTTCTTGGGGAAGAGGAACGTACCTTAGAAGACACGTACGAACCTTTTCTTGTCCGAGTGGGCCTCATTGACCGCACACCACAAGGCCGAGTGGCTACGAAAAAGGCTTACGAACATTTGGGAATTGTATATACTGGAAATATCGGGGAAAATCGCGAAAATGGCCCAACTCTCTTTTGA
- the glmM gene encoding phosphoglucosamine mutase gives MRFTKEYDLSSLMISISGVRGKIGQGFGLEEALAFSKSFASMMNGGTAVIGRDSRPSGPYLESLLTSALLASGNSVLTLGLVPTPTTKAVVNLSKANGGIMISASHNPMDWNAFKFISKKGFFFSAEENKKLLSIIQNGSYPKEQISPKGYIDSGEDYIDLHLSSVLKRVNVAKIKKKKFTVFVDAVGGAGSYVVPRFLQMLGCKVVAHNCNPDGTFPRPPEPTAAALKSVEPYFKKSKADIGFALDPDADRLVLFSPKRGAVSEEYTLPLALMNVLSTAKKKAKVVVNLSTSFLNEEVGSRFGAEVIRSKVGEANVVEEMIKTKAVFGGEGNGGVIDPNIPSFGRDTLSGIAHILNLMAETGKSADVLLDELPNLYMDKQSFPLATGMSLESLYEKFKSEFSPKVISEKDGLWMYVSDSWIHIRPSNTEPIFRVITETKSKSDLETTLKRVKQCVES, from the coding sequence ATGCGATTTACAAAAGAGTATGATCTGTCCTCCCTAATGATTTCTATCTCCGGTGTTCGGGGAAAAATAGGACAGGGGTTTGGCTTGGAAGAGGCATTGGCATTTTCAAAATCCTTTGCTTCTATGATGAATGGTGGGACGGCAGTGATTGGGCGGGACTCAAGACCCAGTGGCCCTTATTTGGAATCACTTCTCACCTCAGCTTTGTTAGCTTCTGGAAATTCTGTTTTAACATTGGGACTTGTTCCTACCCCAACAACCAAAGCGGTTGTGAATCTTTCCAAAGCCAATGGTGGAATTATGATTTCCGCCTCACACAATCCTATGGATTGGAACGCATTTAAATTCATTTCTAAAAAAGGTTTTTTCTTTTCGGCAGAGGAAAATAAAAAACTTCTTTCCATCATTCAAAACGGATCTTATCCCAAAGAACAAATTTCTCCCAAAGGTTATATTGATTCTGGTGAAGATTATATTGATCTCCATTTGTCTTCTGTTTTGAAACGTGTAAACGTTGCTAAAATCAAAAAGAAAAAATTTACAGTATTTGTGGATGCCGTCGGTGGTGCCGGATCTTATGTAGTTCCTAGATTTTTACAAATGTTAGGTTGTAAGGTTGTGGCCCATAACTGCAATCCCGATGGAACTTTTCCAAGGCCTCCGGAACCAACGGCTGCTGCTTTAAAATCAGTAGAACCATATTTCAAAAAATCCAAAGCAGACATTGGTTTTGCTTTGGATCCTGATGCAGATAGACTTGTATTGTTTTCACCCAAACGCGGTGCTGTATCAGAAGAATATACTTTGCCATTGGCACTCATGAATGTTTTATCTACGGCTAAGAAAAAAGCCAAAGTTGTTGTGAACTTATCTACTTCTTTTTTAAACGAAGAGGTAGGATCTCGGTTTGGAGCCGAAGTCATTCGTAGCAAAGTGGGTGAAGCAAACGTAGTAGAAGAAATGATTAAGACCAAAGCAGTGTTTGGTGGAGAAGGGAATGGGGGAGTGATTGATCCAAACATCCCATCATTTGGTCGGGACACTTTGTCCGGAATTGCTCATATCTTAAATTTGATGGCTGAAACTGGTAAATCCGCCGATGTTCTTTTAGATGAGCTCCCAAATTTATACATGGACAAACAATCCTTTCCTTTGGCAACGGGAATGTCTTTAGAAAGTCTTTATGAAAAATTTAAGTCTGAGTTTTCTCCGAAAGTCATTTCAGAGAAAGACGGACTTTGGATGTATGTATCCGATTCTTGGATTCACATTCGTCCTTCCAATACAGAGCCAATCTTTCGTGTCATTACTGAAACTAAATCCAAATCTGATTTGGAAACTACCTTAAAGAGGGTAAAACAATGTGTGGAATCGTAG
- a CDS encoding DJ-1 family glyoxalase III, whose product MAKRVLIPLCPGFEEMEAIILIDVLRRGNVEVTSIGKSKDPILAARKTLHLADKIFSEINSSEFDAILLPGGLEGTKQLMADPEISSILKSFQNQSKMIGAICAAPNVLRNLDIISGDDPYTAFPYSNDLAKGKGGKYTGDRIVSHNHIHTSIGPGSAFEFALYILEILEGKEVMEKVKVSLQLPS is encoded by the coding sequence ATGGCAAAACGAGTTTTGATTCCCCTCTGTCCTGGCTTTGAAGAAATGGAAGCCATCATCCTCATTGATGTTTTAAGAAGAGGAAATGTAGAAGTCACCTCAATAGGAAAATCAAAAGATCCCATCCTTGCTGCAAGAAAGACCCTCCACTTGGCAGACAAAATTTTTTCAGAAATCAATTCCAGTGAATTTGATGCCATCCTCCTTCCCGGTGGACTCGAAGGAACCAAACAACTCATGGCGGATCCAGAAATTAGTTCCATTCTAAAATCCTTCCAAAACCAATCAAAAATGATTGGTGCCATTTGTGCGGCTCCGAATGTACTTAGAAATTTAGATATCATTTCCGGTGATGATCCTTATACGGCTTTTCCTTACTCGAATGATTTAGCCAAAGGAAAAGGTGGAAAGTATACGGGAGATAGGATTGTTTCACATAACCATATCCATACGAGCATTGGCCCTGGTTCTGCTTTTGAATTTGCTTTGTATATTTTAGAAATATTGGAAGGTAAGGAAGTGATGGAAAAAGTGAAGGTTAGTTTACAACTTCCGTCATAA
- a CDS encoding STAS domain-containing protein, producing MIIREKSSNQVAIITIEGEVDLYNAKELKDILDDKMRKNQYEIVVNLEKVPFMDSSGIGTLVTAMYKLKKYHGNLKVCSVHGSVAKVFKLTGMESHLEVFDTEENAVLSLVEERESSE from the coding sequence ATGATCATCCGCGAGAAGTCATCCAATCAAGTTGCCATCATCACCATTGAGGGTGAGGTTGATTTGTACAATGCAAAAGAATTGAAAGACATTCTCGATGATAAAATGCGTAAAAACCAATACGAAATTGTGGTGAACTTGGAAAAGGTTCCCTTTATGGACAGTTCCGGAATTGGAACACTTGTGACAGCCATGTACAAACTAAAAAAGTATCATGGAAACTTAAAAGTCTGTAGTGTTCATGGTTCGGTGGCTAAGGTATTCAAACTCACAGGAATGGAAAGCCATTTGGAAGTGTTTGATACTGAAGAAAATGCCGTCCTTTCCCTCGTGGAAGAAAGAGAATCTTCCGAATAA
- a CDS encoding GlmU family protein, whose amino-acid sequence MNLLLDDSKRNPSLEPLSRFHSFFEWNLGGITLLEKLEGKYPGAKIFYKGPNLEFEKLIFHRYPHVLPANLDSYDSIYSSDSYLPWELLGTVTSIIEDTLTLEKDWKRFRQKYKAKQSGFHIVGKEKHLYIHPQATVYPGVVFDTTHGPILIEDGAKISSFSFLEGPLFVGKNTQIDNARITGGSLIGNQCRIGGEVENSIILDYTNKHHEGFLGHSFVSTWVNLGALSTTSDLKNNYGIIKLKIGDSTVNTGTIKFGSLIGPFTKLAIGVMSNTGTVFDIASNIVESRIQGYVPAFTWIKPGGRYRLEEFLFDTKKIMARRGMNLFEFEEEYLRKLYGSFAE is encoded by the coding sequence GTGAACCTTCTACTTGACGATTCCAAAAGAAATCCGTCTCTTGAACCACTATCTAGGTTTCATTCTTTTTTTGAATGGAATCTTGGTGGGATCACCTTACTCGAAAAATTAGAAGGTAAGTATCCAGGGGCCAAAATTTTTTATAAAGGCCCAAATCTAGAATTTGAAAAACTAATCTTTCATCGGTATCCACATGTTTTGCCTGCTAACTTGGATTCCTATGATTCGATTTATAGTTCTGATTCTTATTTACCATGGGAGTTACTTGGAACCGTTACTTCTATCATTGAAGACACACTGACTTTAGAAAAAGATTGGAAACGGTTTCGTCAAAAGTACAAAGCAAAACAATCGGGGTTTCATATTGTTGGAAAAGAAAAACACCTCTACATCCACCCGCAAGCGACTGTGTATCCCGGCGTTGTTTTTGATACAACCCATGGACCAATCCTTATCGAAGATGGAGCCAAAATTTCTTCTTTTAGTTTTTTAGAAGGCCCGCTTTTTGTAGGAAAAAATACTCAAATAGACAATGCTCGGATCACCGGGGGTTCTCTCATTGGGAACCAGTGCCGGATTGGTGGGGAAGTCGAAAATTCTATCATCTTAGATTATACCAACAAACACCATGAAGGTTTCCTTGGTCATAGTTTTGTTTCTACTTGGGTAAACTTAGGTGCTTTGTCCACAACGAGTGATTTAAAAAATAATTATGGAATCATCAAACTAAAGATCGGTGATTCGACTGTGAATACAGGAACAATAAAGTTTGGATCTCTCATTGGCCCTTTTACAAAACTAGCGATTGGTGTGATGTCGAATACAGGTACAGTATTTGATATAGCAAGTAACATTGTAGAATCCAGAATCCAAGGTTATGTGCCAGCATTCACTTGGATCAAACCGGGTGGACGTTACCGTTTGGAAGAGTTTCTTTTTGATACCAAAAAAATCATGGCCCGTCGTGGTATGAATCTTTTTGAATTTGAAGAAGAGTATTTGAGAAAGTTATACGGAAGTTTTGCGGAGTGA
- a CDS encoding trypsin-like peptidase domain-containing protein translates to MTFKKTNPLRYLAIAFSFLLLGTFLSPILTCGNSSENPLQLKADGTDKLSPAQTQAVALEDAFQEVFDKVSPSVVSIATERTVNVQQHPFSGDPYFDHFFGRPGGSGRVMKQKQSGLGSGIVLNEEGYIMTNHHVIKDMDKLTVKFKNQKTFDAKLIGSDETMDIALLKIDAPKGTLRPIVLADSNKVKVGNWAIAIGAPLGFEHSFTVGVVSAVQRGGIDSSGLSYIQTDAAINQGNSGGPLLNIRGEVIGINRMIASQSGGSVGIGFTIPINEARRVAEEIKTNGKVTRPWIGVGLDAVNEEDVEQLKLKDTKGAIVRQIIKGSPADKAGLKLYDVIVEMGGKEIQTPEELIGFVRSSKIGKRIEIKIIRNKNEILTSITPEQKPN, encoded by the coding sequence ATGACTTTTAAAAAAACGAATCCATTACGTTACCTTGCCATTGCTTTTAGTTTTTTACTTTTGGGAACATTTTTGTCACCCATCCTCACTTGTGGAAATTCTTCCGAGAACCCACTGCAATTAAAAGCAGATGGGACTGATAAATTGTCTCCCGCCCAAACTCAAGCTGTGGCTTTAGAAGATGCCTTCCAAGAAGTATTTGATAAAGTTTCACCAAGTGTGGTATCGATTGCCACAGAAAGGACTGTGAATGTCCAACAACACCCGTTTTCAGGAGATCCATATTTTGACCATTTTTTTGGACGTCCCGGTGGGTCAGGTCGTGTGATGAAACAAAAACAATCTGGTCTTGGTTCTGGAATCGTCCTTAACGAAGAAGGTTATATTATGACGAACCACCATGTGATCAAAGACATGGACAAACTCACAGTGAAGTTTAAAAATCAAAAAACCTTTGATGCGAAACTCATTGGTTCTGACGAAACGATGGACATCGCCTTACTCAAGATAGATGCTCCTAAGGGAACACTTCGTCCGATTGTGCTTGCTGATTCCAATAAAGTAAAAGTAGGAAACTGGGCCATTGCCATTGGCGCCCCGCTCGGTTTTGAACATTCCTTTACTGTAGGTGTTGTGTCTGCAGTACAACGAGGCGGAATTGATTCCTCTGGTTTATCCTACATTCAAACTGACGCTGCCATCAACCAAGGAAATAGTGGAGGCCCACTCCTCAATATTCGAGGGGAAGTGATCGGGATCAATCGTATGATTGCGTCTCAATCGGGTGGCTCTGTGGGAATTGGATTTACCATACCTATCAACGAAGCACGGAGAGTTGCTGAAGAAATCAAAACCAACGGGAAAGTCACTCGTCCTTGGATTGGTGTGGGTCTTGATGCTGTCAATGAGGAAGACGTAGAACAACTCAAACTCAAAGATACAAAAGGTGCCATTGTCCGCCAAATCATAAAAGGATCTCCTGCCGATAAAGCTGGTTTGAAACTCTATGATGTGATTGTAGAAATGGGTGGAAAAGAAATCCAAACACCCGAAGAACTCATTGGTTTTGTGAGATCTTCCAAAATTGGAAAACGAATTGAGATAAAAATCATTCGAAATAAAAATGAAATCTTGACTTCCATCACTCCAGAGCAGAAACCAAATTGA
- the rpsT gene encoding 30S ribosomal protein S20: MANLKSSKKDIRRTARRKERNGEDRTELRTYARLLLKAIKAGDKTEALTVFSKLASKLDRAAKTKLIHKKNADRKKSRMALRINSIETKAA, from the coding sequence TTGGCTAATTTAAAATCATCTAAAAAAGACATTCGCAGAACCGCTCGTAGAAAAGAGCGAAATGGTGAGGATCGCACTGAATTGCGAACTTATGCTCGCCTCCTTCTCAAAGCAATCAAAGCTGGAGACAAAACAGAAGCTCTTACTGTATTCTCTAAACTTGCATCCAAATTGGATAGAGCTGCAAAAACGAAATTAATTCATAAGAAAAATGCGGATCGTAAAAAATCTCGTATGGCACTTCGTATCAACTCCATCGAGACAAAAGCCGCCTAA
- a CDS encoding alpha/beta fold hydrolase: MTPSLLEHINSGKTIEIDELRFFYLDEGKGDEIILLLPGFLTTSYNYRKLVDLLSTHYRVIALDFLGTGFSTRPDGPLSHRLQAHYLAPFLEKVVGDKKVHVVAFDYALPILCFTFKEHANQYKSLSILGGFMKLPKFRFYFPLHFLRLPLIGEVFSFLFRPPLLRMFYKLFLVKKTHHLTYEWEKTMYHLLFEGKARKNTLEFVRNVDRSTHALREIEEGAKNFVGLRQIYIGEEDFRISPSQTEYMKETLRTSSLVFLPSKHLPMEECPEVVFEKLHYFVDSFSHKKTKTFHFNKQNKE; encoded by the coding sequence ATGACACCCAGTTTGTTAGAACATATCAATTCTGGAAAAACAATAGAAATTGATGAATTACGTTTTTTCTATTTGGATGAAGGGAAGGGTGATGAAATTATTTTACTACTTCCTGGGTTTTTGACTACATCATATAACTATCGAAAGTTGGTAGATTTATTATCCACTCATTACCGAGTGATTGCATTAGATTTTTTGGGAACTGGATTTAGCACAAGGCCGGATGGCCCCCTCTCTCATAGACTCCAGGCCCATTATTTGGCTCCATTTTTAGAGAAAGTTGTTGGAGATAAAAAAGTCCATGTTGTGGCCTTTGATTATGCTCTCCCTATCCTTTGTTTCACCTTTAAAGAACACGCAAACCAATATAAATCCTTATCCATTCTTGGTGGATTTATGAAGTTACCTAAATTTCGATTTTATTTTCCCTTACATTTCCTTCGTTTACCTTTGATCGGTGAAGTTTTCTCCTTTTTATTTCGTCCACCACTCCTTCGGATGTTTTATAAACTATTCCTTGTGAAAAAAACACACCATTTAACTTATGAATGGGAAAAGACCATGTACCATTTGTTATTCGAAGGAAAGGCTCGTAAAAACACATTAGAGTTTGTTCGGAATGTGGATCGTTCCACTCATGCCCTTCGGGAAATTGAAGAAGGTGCCAAAAACTTTGTGGGTCTTCGTCAAATTTATATTGGTGAAGAAGATTTTCGTATTTCTCCATCGCAAACAGAGTATATGAAAGAAACACTTCGGACGAGTAGCCTTGTTTTTTTACCTTCCAAACATCTACCCATGGAAGAATGTCCAGAAGTGGTTTTTGAAAAACTCCACTACTTTGTAGATTCCTTTTCGCATAAAAAAACGAAAACCTTTCATTTTAACAAACAGAATAAGGAATAA